Within Vicia villosa cultivar HV-30 ecotype Madison, WI linkage group LG1, Vvil1.0, whole genome shotgun sequence, the genomic segment TCGTCTTAATTATAATTGATTATGAAAAGGGGAAATAGAAACATTTCAATAAACTTTATTGTCACAACAAAAGGTGAAATAAAGTAGATCAAATTGTAGTAGTAAAAAAAGTTAGAAGAGAAAAATACATCAAATTTTCTCTTATGTTTCACAGGTGACTGCATAATACAAGTATATCAGTTTAATTTTgactataataaattaataataagcTTCCATTTCATCCATTTGCAATATTGAGATAGAAGCATAGTTGATGTTTGAGAGATCGTACGGTGGAAAATGGATGAATGTCAATCTAAATTAGTATTAGAGAAACCAAATCCAAAAAATAATGGGAAAAATTTGAGACACACGAATCAATAAACTGTACGGTCGTGATTTATGATATGGGTTAATTGATATATatatcatcaagtcattgaatCACACATTGTTAATCTTATTGCGcaatttagacttgataatcttcattgctgaaaagGCTCTTTCAACGGATGTTGTCGACACCGGTAATATCAAAGCTAACTCAATAAGTTTGTAAACCAATGGAAATACCAAATGTTTCTCAGCttgaaccatcttcatagccaaactttgaacatTTCACAAGTAGAAAATGAAACATTTCTTTTCACTTGAAAAACATAAGTTTCAAGGTGATCCCTTATTATTCCACGGTCATCATCAAAAAAGTCTTCATGATAAATATCAACAAGACGGACAAgcttatcaacatcaaacttggaGAAAGAGTTCTTGGGGTCAAGACATGAGAAGCAATCAAGGATAATGTTACTTCCTTCGCTAAAGCAGTGATCCATCTCGACACATATTTTGTCAATAGCTACATAACAAATCTCTGCACGATAATGATGAAGATTAGTAATAGTCCTCCCTTCTGCCCTTGACCGACCCCAAACTGGTATTTCATCATCCATATTTGGAATCGGAATACATTTACCAACAAAAATTCCTGTACATCGGCAAATAAATTATCCCAACCACTATCTCTCATTGTGGCCAACCGAGCTTTGACAACATCAACTAATTCCATGGCATTCACTATATTAAGATCTTTTCTTTGCAAGACATTTGAAAGCTCGTTTGtgataccaaacaactttaacattaacttcaaaataaaagaaCATTTAAAACTCTCCATTTTTTCTATCAAACCTGCTGCTTGAGATGCTACACGTCCATCTCCATCAACCATACTAAGTACCTTTAACACAGATGACCACATTTGATCCAAAAGAAGAAATGTAGTATGATGTGAACCCCATCTAGTATCACTGGGTCTAGTGAGACTAGATGATTGGTGCAATCCCCTTCCTTTGGATATCTTACCCTTCTCAAGTTGATTTAAAATATCTTGGTGTTGTGCCTCCGTCAAAGCATCCCTCCTCTTACAAGATGCACTTGTTGTATTCACAATCAAGGATATGTACTCAAAGAAATCATGAATAGATGACCAACTACTAGCAACAGACACAACAACCAATTGCAAATGGCGAGCATAGCAATGGACATAGAAAGCATAAGGGTTTTCATCTAGAatctttctttgtatatatgtatatatatatatatatcatattaaCAAGCCATAAATAGACAATACATTTATGTTTGTTAAGTTGCGAATTGTAATAGAGACACTTTTATAGAATGTGAAGCATTATAGTCGTTGGATGCAACACCAACATTGAATGAGAGATAAATCTCCATTCTACTTAGAATATCTAGTTTAAGAATTATAGAAACCATTTAAATCAGTACAACATAACCCATAAACACAATTCATCCTTTCGTAGATAAACCTCGTTAAAGGAAGTCATTCTTATTTTACTCTCCAACAGATCTATCATTCTCTATAAAGAAATTcattggaagaatttgaaatcaacgAATCAGTTCTACAAAGCTACGCCAAAGTGTTGCACAAACTCTGTTAGAGAAATTCTTTGTATAGTTATATATCTTTAGCAAGGAGCTTTTGTTCGTATCTTGCTtatcaacacttttgtgttactgtacttaaacattgtgtaataTGCTTATTAGAATAAGCT encodes:
- the LOC131641141 gene encoding uncharacterized protein LOC131641141, with translation MDDEIPVWGRSRAEGRTITNLHHYRAEICYVAIDKICVEMDHCFSEGSNIILDCFSCLDPKNSFSKFDVDKLVRLVDIYHEDFFDDDRGIIRDHLETYVFQMVQAEKHLVFPLVYKLIELALILPVSTTSVERAFSAMKIIKSKLRNKINNDVKISITSICDEEAKAGMI